One window of Nicotiana tomentosiformis chromosome 11, ASM39032v3, whole genome shotgun sequence genomic DNA carries:
- the LOC104098390 gene encoding uncharacterized protein isoform X1 has product MWDLHGEVLVRDDNSHNVCNDEVEFDNVGEDDITEIVHDACGCTKMEESCGSTSLATVLGKRTSSARGNEYGKKPPNKSCMQQANFEASLSFAIEKARQEMQANMNQKFQEKREQMMRANMYQKFQEKCEQMRAEMVKRFQDHIEEEFRKMRVEMDKRIQDQIATVFVRMQQQGQSASITRNDVGEGGD; this is encoded by the coding sequence ATGTGGGACTTGCATGGAGAAGTTTTAGTAAGAGATGATAATTCTCATAATGTATGCAATGATGAAGTAGAGTTTGATAATGTTGGAGAGGATGATATTACTGAAATAGTTCATGATGCTTGTGGATGTACGAAGATGGAGGAATCATGTGGCTCAACGTCTTTAGCCACTGTACTTGGCAAGAGAACAAGCTCTGCTCGCGGAAACGAGTATGGAAAGAAGCCTCCCAACAAGAGCTGCATGCAACAGGCAAACTTTGAGGCTAGCCTGTCTTTTGCAATAGAGAAAGCGCGTCAAGAGATGCAAGCTAACATGAATCAAAAGTTTCAAGAGAAACGTGAACAAATGATGCGAGCTAACATGTATCAAAAGTTTCAAGAGAAATGTGAACAAATGCGAGCAGAAATGGTCAAAAGGTTTCAAGATCATATTGAAGAGGAGTTTCGTAAAATGCGAGTAGAAATGGATAAAAGAATCCAAGATCAAATTGCTACCGTATTTGTCAGAATGCAACAG
- the LOC104098390 gene encoding uncharacterized protein isoform X2 has translation MWDLHGEVLVRDDNSHNVCNDEVEFDNVGEDDITEIVHDACGCTKMEESCGSTSLATVLGKRTSSARGNEYGKKPPNKSCMQQANFEASLSFAIEKARQEMQANMNQKFQEKREQMMRANMYQKFQEKCEQMRAEMVKRFQDHIEEEFRKMRVEMDKRIQDQIATVFVRMQQGQSASITRNDVGEGGD, from the coding sequence ATGTGGGACTTGCATGGAGAAGTTTTAGTAAGAGATGATAATTCTCATAATGTATGCAATGATGAAGTAGAGTTTGATAATGTTGGAGAGGATGATATTACTGAAATAGTTCATGATGCTTGTGGATGTACGAAGATGGAGGAATCATGTGGCTCAACGTCTTTAGCCACTGTACTTGGCAAGAGAACAAGCTCTGCTCGCGGAAACGAGTATGGAAAGAAGCCTCCCAACAAGAGCTGCATGCAACAGGCAAACTTTGAGGCTAGCCTGTCTTTTGCAATAGAGAAAGCGCGTCAAGAGATGCAAGCTAACATGAATCAAAAGTTTCAAGAGAAACGTGAACAAATGATGCGAGCTAACATGTATCAAAAGTTTCAAGAGAAATGTGAACAAATGCGAGCAGAAATGGTCAAAAGGTTTCAAGATCATATTGAAGAGGAGTTTCGTAAAATGCGAGTAGAAATGGATAAAAGAATCCAAGATCAAATTGCTACCGTATTTGTCAGAATGCAACAG
- the LOC104098374 gene encoding UPF0496 protein At3g19330-like: protein MLHCLRQLSLTATTGSSPPALEGGLVEDNTASSQPSPTVNLSRAYTLAVQTSSYGEIWSKVHHEVHSDLSVEVAQVEFQEEPLQLDDVLKPSHECVQEALLHIKPDALNQLIAKYFDDSEQTTRICILFSQSVNQARVLYAPIHKLLDVLPLDMESAGHSLSQAQCDWAFDIFLQFDSLANPFPGRDTHNFNDMRHCYFQLKSELDLLLRKSRSKVQLLRHATRGSVVCLVAATVGVVISAVAIATHAFVALVAAPICPAFFPSKMAKKELVHLVQFDDATKGIFFLHNHLETVNCLVGRLYDAVEYYKRLVRFALERGKDRYPIQEVVKQLHGKHSNFLEELLGFEEHLCLCFAAINKARGHLLSYLLHQNQDPG, encoded by the exons ATGCTGCATTGTCTGCGGCAGTTATCATTAACAGCAACAACTGGCAGCTCACCTCCAGCTTTGGAAG GTGGCTTAGTTGAGGATAACACAGCAAGTTCCCAACCTTCACCTACCGTTAACCTATCACGAGCATATACCCTTGCTGTTCAAACTTCTTCCTATGGCGAGATATGGTCCAAGGTCCACCATGAGGTCCATTCTGACCTTAGTGTGGAGGTAGCACAAGTTGAGTTCCAGGAGGAGCCGCTGCAATTAGACGATGTCCTTAAACCAAGTCATGAGTGTGTCCAAGAGGCACTTTTGCATATAAAACCAGATGCCCTAAACCAACTTATTGCTAAGTACTTTGACGATAGTGAACAAACCACTCGTATCTGTATCCTTTTCTCTCAAAGTGTAAACCAAGCTCGAGTCTTGTATGCCCCTATTCATAAGCTTCTCGATGTCCTTCCCCTGGACATGGAGTCTGCTGGACATTCCCTTTCGCAAGCTCAATGTGATTGGGCATTTGACATCTTCCTCCAATTTGACAGCCTCGCCAATCCCTTTCCTGGACGTGACACCCATAACTTCAATGATATGCGTCATTGCTACTTCCAGCTAAAGAGTGAGCTCGACCTTCTTTTACGCAAGTCACGTTCAAAGGTCCAACTTCTCCGCCATGCTACCAGAGGCTCAGTCGTATGTTTAGTTGCAGCTACTGTTGGAGTGGTCATATCAGCTGTTGCTATAGCTACTCATGCTTTTGTCGCCCTTGTTGCAGCCCCAATATGCCCTGCTTTCTTCccttcaaaaatggcaaaaaaagAACTAGTCCATCTGGTGCAGTTCGATGATGCAACAAAGGGGATCTTTTTCCTCCACAATCACTTAGAAACAGTAAATTGCTTGGTAGGCCGATTATATGATGCAGTGGAATACTACAAGCGCCTTGTGCGCTTTGCGCTAGAGAGAGGAAAAGACCGGTACCCGATCCAGGAGGTAGTGAAGCAACTTCACGGGAAACATAGCAATTTTCTGGAAGAGCTGCTGGGTTTTGAGGAGCATTTGTGCCTATGTTTCGCTGCAATAAATAAGGCCAGAGGCCATCTTCTCAGCTATCTCCTCCATCAAAATCAGGATCCTGGATGA
- the LOC138901717 gene encoding uncharacterized protein, which translates to MAMDDDTSDSTNTNKDTLDSTNPLYMHPSESAGSILVPVVFDGTGYRSWRRGVLRGLSVKNKVGFITEKCKKPDSGHPTFEQWERCDDMVTSWILNSLSKDLANSLQYVVDAKELWQELEDRYDQTNGAKLYQLEREINDLSQGTLDITGYYTKMKKLWEELNTLNAHAQCKCRCTCGAKANMHKAEQDRRLIRFLMGLNEVYTVVRGSILI; encoded by the coding sequence ATGGCGATGGATGACGATACTTCGGATTCAACTAATACAAACAAAGATACATTAGATTCGACCAATCCCTTGTACATGCATCCTTCAGAGAGTGCCGGATCGATACTAGTGCCGGTGGTGTTTGACGGAACTGGTTATAGATCCTGGAGAAGAGGCGTCCTCAGAGGTCTCTCAGTGAAGAATAAAGTCGGTTTCATCACCGAAAAATGTAAGAAGCCAGATTCCGGCCATCCGACATTTGAGCAGTGGGAGAGATGCGACGACATGGTCACATCGTGGATTCTCAACTCACTTTCCAAGGATTTGGCAAATAGCTTACAGTATGTGGTCGATGCCAAGGAATTGTGGCAGGAACTGGAGGATAGGTACGATCAGACAAATGGAGCGAAATTGTACCAGCTCGAGAGGGAAATTAACGATCTAAGTCAGGGAACCCTAGACATTACAGGTTATTATACAAAAATGAAGAAGCTTTGGGAAGAGTTAAACACATTGAATGCACATGCACAATGTAAGTGCCGATGTACTTGTGGTGCCAAGGCAAATATGCACAAGGCTGAACAAGACAGAAGGCTAATTAGGTTTCTAATGGGTCTAAACGAGGTCTACACAGTTGTGAGAGGAAGCATTTTGATATGA